From Carettochelys insculpta isolate YL-2023 chromosome 22, ASM3395843v1, whole genome shotgun sequence, one genomic window encodes:
- the LOC142024756 gene encoding uncharacterized protein LOC142024756 isoform X2 produces MAVTFEEVAVYFTPAQGALLGPAQRALYRDVMRENYQTVTSLGFPIPTPDLIARLERGEEPWVPDPQACGGKEIWRGPGEKRIGAEEEGPRTLEGPAKVEPQGAFERGVGGNFPQGSAQGKARGSHGRSQSLLGNRPRKKLAAVSIKYGGGKPEESTARQTDQEKEKPNRCLRCGEKFPLRSQLVTHQAVHTGEEPQMPLGWRESFSNGAERRRTHAGESSSEGLDSRDSVGPTAALPGHQKAHAGEKPHKCSECGKRFSHMSYLSAHWRTHTGERPYVCLECGKSFSNSSNLTKHRRIHTGERPYRCPACGKCFVQKSALVTHQTTHSRERPHQCLACGKSFSHSAYLARHWETHAAERPFKCLECGKSFVRSSHLVRHHRIHTGDKLHQCLHCGKSFLERPNLVRHQRIHLGERPHKCLECGKSFTQRSALVVHQRIHAGDRPHQCPDCGKSFIQRANLVSHQAMHTGERAHKCSACGKSFAHYSGLVVHQRIHTAEKPYGCSECGKSFSHKSNLTKHRRIHTGERPYQCPACGKCFIQKSSLLTHRATHTEERPHQCLECGKSFSHSSYLARHWRTHAEERPYKCRECGKSFVQSSHLIRHQRTHSGDKVQKCLDCGESFSGRQSLLRHRRAHKAPREPDAP; encoded by the exons ATGGCGGTGACcttcgaggaggtggctgtgtactTCACCCCAGcgcagggggcactgctgggccccgctcagagagccctctacCGGGACGTCATGCGGGAGAACTACCAGACGGTGACCTCGCTGG GGTTCCCCATTCCCACACCTGACCTGATCGCCCGGCTGGAACGAGGGGAGGAGCCGTGGGTACCCGACCCGCAGGCCTGCGGGGGAAAGGAGATCTGGAGAGGCCCAG GTGAGAAGAGAATCGGTGCGGAGGAGGAGGGGCCTCGAACTCTGGAAGGTCCTGCGAAAGTGGAACCCCAGGGAGCCTTTGAGAGAGGAGTTGGGGGGAATTTTCCCCAGGGCTCGGCACAAGGAAAAGCCCGTGGAAGTCATGGCCGGTCACAGAGCCTGCTCGGTAACCGCCCCAGGAAGAAATTGGCCGCGGTGTCTATTAAATACGGGGGAGGAAAGCCCGAGGAATCAACAGCCCGGCAGACCGATCAGGAGAAAGAGAAACCAAATCGATGCCTCAGGTGTGGGGAGAAATTCCCCCTGCGATCACAGCTTGTCACACATCAGGCAGTCCACACGGGAGAGGAACCCCAGATGCCCCTGGGCTGGAGGGAAAGCTTCAGCAACGGCGCCGAGCGCAGGAGAACCCACGCGGGGGAGAGCTCGTCTGAAGGCCTTGACTCCCGGGACTCTGTCGGTCCGACTGCAGCCCTTCCTGGGCACCAGAAAGCCCACGCCGGAGAGAAACCCCACAAATGTTCGGAGTGTGGGAAGCGCTTTAGCCACATGTCCTATCTCAGTGCGCACTGGAGGACCCACACGGGAGAGAGACCTTACGTCtgcctggagtgtgggaaaagcttcagcaaCAGCTCAAACCTCACCAAGCACAGGAGAATCCACACGGGAGAGAGGCCCTATCGGTGCCCGGCCTGCGGGAAATGCTTCGTTCAGAAGTCAGCCCTCGTTACGCACCAGACCACCCACAGCAGAGAgaggccccaccagtgcctggcgtgcgggaaaagcttcagccaCAGCGCCTACCTCGCCAGGCACTGGGAAACCCACGCGGCGGAGCGGCCCTTCAAGTGCCTGGAGTGCGGCAAGAGCTTCGTCCGGAGCTCCCACCTGGTCCGACACCACAGGATTCACACGGGAGATAAACTGCATCAGTGTCTccactgtgggaaaagtttcctTGAGAGACCCAACCTCGTGAGACACCAGAGAATCCACCTGGGCGAGAGGCCCCATAAGTGCCTGgagtgcgggaaaagcttcacGCAGAGGTCGGCCCTGGTTGTACACCAGCGAATCCACGCCGGAGACAGACCCCATCAGTGCCCggactgcgggaaaagcttcattCAGAGAGCCAACCTTGTGTCCCACCAGGCGATGCACACCGGGGAGCGGGCCCACAAATGCTCGGCCTGCGGGAAGAGCTTTGCGCATTATTCCGGCCTCGTGGTGCATCAGCGCATCCACACGGCAGAGAAGCCCTACGGGTGCTCGGAGTGTGGGAAGAGCTTCAGTCACAAATCGAACCTCACCAAGCACAGGAGAATCCACACGGGGGAGAGGCCCTATCAGTGCCCGGCCTGCGGGAAATGCTTCATTCAGAAATCGAGTCTCCTTACGCACCGGGCGACCCACACCGAAGAGCGaccccaccagtgcctggagtgcgggaaaagcttcagccaCAGCTCCTACCTCGCCAGGCACTGGAGGACCCACGCGGAGGAGCGGCCCTACAAGTGCCGGGAGTGCGGGAAGAGCTTCGtccagagctcccacctcattCGGCATCAGAGAACTCACAGTGGGGATAAAGTTCAGAAATGCCTCGACTGCGGAGAGAGTTTCTCGGGGAGGCAAAGTCTCCTGAGGCATCGGAGGGCCCACAAGGCGCCAAGGGAGCCAGACGCCCCATAA
- the LOC142024756 gene encoding uncharacterized protein LOC142024756 isoform X1, producing the protein MTTTRGPTCAKPGGPFPGGWNLRRRCRGHWGNGLRKVTAQPAPFPGRRVRWCRRGGRKGAAAAYVPSPSPPGADGPSWELARSRGEMSVLVTAREREMPQSVSSLARQGLFLAGGVSRQWERPSARQEPGANRGVNVANPSLSPPRSPSLTVRLNVGICLCQLALCPGKGTDTPGAQQAQMAVTFEEVAVYFTPAQGALLGPAQRALYRDVMRENYQTVTSLGFPIPTPDLIARLERGEEPWVPDPQACGGKEIWRGPGEKRIGAEEEGPRTLEGPAKVEPQGAFERGVGGNFPQGSAQGKARGSHGRSQSLLGNRPRKKLAAVSIKYGGGKPEESTARQTDQEKEKPNRCLRCGEKFPLRSQLVTHQAVHTGEEPQMPLGWRESFSNGAERRRTHAGESSSEGLDSRDSVGPTAALPGHQKAHAGEKPHKCSECGKRFSHMSYLSAHWRTHTGERPYVCLECGKSFSNSSNLTKHRRIHTGERPYRCPACGKCFVQKSALVTHQTTHSRERPHQCLACGKSFSHSAYLARHWETHAAERPFKCLECGKSFVRSSHLVRHHRIHTGDKLHQCLHCGKSFLERPNLVRHQRIHLGERPHKCLECGKSFTQRSALVVHQRIHAGDRPHQCPDCGKSFIQRANLVSHQAMHTGERAHKCSACGKSFAHYSGLVVHQRIHTAEKPYGCSECGKSFSHKSNLTKHRRIHTGERPYQCPACGKCFIQKSSLLTHRATHTEERPHQCLECGKSFSHSSYLARHWRTHAEERPYKCRECGKSFVQSSHLIRHQRTHSGDKVQKCLDCGESFSGRQSLLRHRRAHKAPREPDAP; encoded by the exons atgacGACGACGAGAGGTCCCACTTGTGCCAAGCCTGGGGGCCCTTTCCCTGGGGGCTGGAACCTCCGCCGGCGATGCAGAGGGCACTGGGGCAATGGGCTGCGGAAAGTGACTGCGCAACCTGCGCCTTTCCCGGGCCGGCGGGTGAGGTGGTGccgcaggggagggaggaaaggggcagcagctgcctacGTTCCTTCCCCGTCCCCCCCCGGGGCAGACGGACCATCCTGGGAGCTGGCGAGGAGCCGGGGGGAGATGTCTGTTCTTGTCACTGCCAGGGAGAGGGAAATGCCCCAGAGTGTCTCTTCTCTAGCGCGCCAGGGACTCTTCCTGGCAGGGGGCGTTTCCCGCCAGTGGGAGCGTCCGTCTGCACGGCAAGAGCCGGGGGCTAATCGGGGTGTGAATGTAGCAAACCCCTCTCTGAGCCCTCCCAGGTCCCCTTCTCTCACGGTCAGGCTGAATGTCGGCATCTGTCTCTGCCAGCTCGCCCTCTGTCCCGGGAAGGGCACAGACACGCCTGGGGCGCAGCAGGCTCAG ATGGCGGTGACcttcgaggaggtggctgtgtactTCACCCCAGcgcagggggcactgctgggccccgctcagagagccctctacCGGGACGTCATGCGGGAGAACTACCAGACGGTGACCTCGCTGG GGTTCCCCATTCCCACACCTGACCTGATCGCCCGGCTGGAACGAGGGGAGGAGCCGTGGGTACCCGACCCGCAGGCCTGCGGGGGAAAGGAGATCTGGAGAGGCCCAG GTGAGAAGAGAATCGGTGCGGAGGAGGAGGGGCCTCGAACTCTGGAAGGTCCTGCGAAAGTGGAACCCCAGGGAGCCTTTGAGAGAGGAGTTGGGGGGAATTTTCCCCAGGGCTCGGCACAAGGAAAAGCCCGTGGAAGTCATGGCCGGTCACAGAGCCTGCTCGGTAACCGCCCCAGGAAGAAATTGGCCGCGGTGTCTATTAAATACGGGGGAGGAAAGCCCGAGGAATCAACAGCCCGGCAGACCGATCAGGAGAAAGAGAAACCAAATCGATGCCTCAGGTGTGGGGAGAAATTCCCCCTGCGATCACAGCTTGTCACACATCAGGCAGTCCACACGGGAGAGGAACCCCAGATGCCCCTGGGCTGGAGGGAAAGCTTCAGCAACGGCGCCGAGCGCAGGAGAACCCACGCGGGGGAGAGCTCGTCTGAAGGCCTTGACTCCCGGGACTCTGTCGGTCCGACTGCAGCCCTTCCTGGGCACCAGAAAGCCCACGCCGGAGAGAAACCCCACAAATGTTCGGAGTGTGGGAAGCGCTTTAGCCACATGTCCTATCTCAGTGCGCACTGGAGGACCCACACGGGAGAGAGACCTTACGTCtgcctggagtgtgggaaaagcttcagcaaCAGCTCAAACCTCACCAAGCACAGGAGAATCCACACGGGAGAGAGGCCCTATCGGTGCCCGGCCTGCGGGAAATGCTTCGTTCAGAAGTCAGCCCTCGTTACGCACCAGACCACCCACAGCAGAGAgaggccccaccagtgcctggcgtgcgggaaaagcttcagccaCAGCGCCTACCTCGCCAGGCACTGGGAAACCCACGCGGCGGAGCGGCCCTTCAAGTGCCTGGAGTGCGGCAAGAGCTTCGTCCGGAGCTCCCACCTGGTCCGACACCACAGGATTCACACGGGAGATAAACTGCATCAGTGTCTccactgtgggaaaagtttcctTGAGAGACCCAACCTCGTGAGACACCAGAGAATCCACCTGGGCGAGAGGCCCCATAAGTGCCTGgagtgcgggaaaagcttcacGCAGAGGTCGGCCCTGGTTGTACACCAGCGAATCCACGCCGGAGACAGACCCCATCAGTGCCCggactgcgggaaaagcttcattCAGAGAGCCAACCTTGTGTCCCACCAGGCGATGCACACCGGGGAGCGGGCCCACAAATGCTCGGCCTGCGGGAAGAGCTTTGCGCATTATTCCGGCCTCGTGGTGCATCAGCGCATCCACACGGCAGAGAAGCCCTACGGGTGCTCGGAGTGTGGGAAGAGCTTCAGTCACAAATCGAACCTCACCAAGCACAGGAGAATCCACACGGGGGAGAGGCCCTATCAGTGCCCGGCCTGCGGGAAATGCTTCATTCAGAAATCGAGTCTCCTTACGCACCGGGCGACCCACACCGAAGAGCGaccccaccagtgcctggagtgcgggaaaagcttcagccaCAGCTCCTACCTCGCCAGGCACTGGAGGACCCACGCGGAGGAGCGGCCCTACAAGTGCCGGGAGTGCGGGAAGAGCTTCGtccagagctcccacctcattCGGCATCAGAGAACTCACAGTGGGGATAAAGTTCAGAAATGCCTCGACTGCGGAGAGAGTTTCTCGGGGAGGCAAAGTCTCCTGAGGCATCGGAGGGCCCACAAGGCGCCAAGGGAGCCAGACGCCCCATAA